One region of Malania oleifera isolate guangnan ecotype guangnan chromosome 6, ASM2987363v1, whole genome shotgun sequence genomic DNA includes:
- the LOC131157432 gene encoding nuclear pore complex protein NUP50A-like — MADAENVLPPSKKRAAGRELSRDNPGLDDEEDTSEQETGTFKKASNEVLATRRMVKVRRQQTTSGPSSNPFAGIRLVPLTEPSVTPAETAPEANTAGEKPVSEALGGENNVCDKQKDENDKQPENKTDEPEAESAAGVENAAEKNGETVNEAAGSEKSSEIVNEAAGPEADDEKAAEVDKTEKEDLKENVGEDKDSSEETARFSSFQQLSSSQNAFTGLAGSGFSGSTFSFGSTVVKDGFVLGASSGSPSKNEQPYPSFGFGLPNNGNSSVFGTRGVSIVSKNGGSFPSMREVPVETGEENEKAVYQADSVLYEFIDGSWKERGKGELKVNVSTSGTERARLVMRARGNYRLILNASLYPDMKLTNMDKKGITFTCMNSTGEGKDGFSTFALKFKDVSIVEEFRAAVMAHKDKVPAASKTPESASVAASEMPEAAATMDSKTPETATASNTQEVATALKTPENSPKASSD; from the coding sequence ATGGCAGACGCTGAAAATGTCCTTCCACCTTCAAAGAAGAGGGCAGCTGGAAGGGAACTTTCTCGAGATAACCCTGGTCTTGATGATGAGGAAGATACTTCTGAACAAGAAACTGGAACTTTCAAGAAAGCTAGCAATGAGGTGCTGGCAACCAGAAGAATGGTCAAAGTTCGTCGCCAGCAAACCACATCTGGTCCCTCTTCCAACCCTTTTGCTGGGATCCGTTTGGTCCCTCTTACTGAACCCAGTGTGACTCCTGCTGAAACTGCCCCTGAAGCAAATACTGCTGGTGAGAAACCTGTTTCAGAAGCTTTAGGTGGAGAGAATAACGTGTGTGACAAGCAGAAAGATGAGAATGATAAACAGCCTGAAAACAAGACTGATGAGCCAGAGGCTGAATCTGCTGCAGGTGTGGAAAATGCTGCAGAAAAGAACGGGGAAACTGTCAATGAGGCAGCTGGTTCTGAGAAGAGCAGTGAAATTGTCAATGAAGCAGCTGGTCCTGAGGCAGATGATGAAAAAGCAGCAGAGGTTGATAAAACTGAGAAAGAAGATCTAAAAGAAAATGTTGGTGAAGATAAAGATTCAAGTGAGGAGACAGCAAGGTTTAGTTCATTCCAACAGCTTTCAAGCAGCCAAAATGCATTCACAGGTCTTGCTGGAAGTGGGTTTTCTGGTTCAACTTTCTCTTTTGGATCAACTGTTGTTAAGGATGGGTTTGTATTGGGTGCTAGTTCTGGTTCTCCATCAAAAAATGAACAACCTTATCCTTCTTTTGGTTTTGGTCTACCCAATAATGGGAATTCGTCCGTCTTTGGCACAAGAGGGGTGTCCATAGTGTCTAAGAACGGGGGTAGTTTCCCATCAATGCGGGAAGTTCCTGTTGAGACAGGGGAAGAGAATGAGAAAGCTGTTTACCAAGCTGACTCTGTGCTGTATGAATTTATCGACGGAAGCTGGAAGGAACGAGGGAAGGGAGAACTCAAGGTTAATGTCTCCACAAGTGGGACAGAAAGAGCAAGGCTTGTAATGAGAGCTAGGGGAAATTACAGGTTGATTTTGAATGCAAGTCTTTACCCAGATATGAAGCTCACAAATATGGACAAGAAGGGCATCACTTTTACATGCATGAATAGCACAGGTGAAGGGAAAGATGGTTTTTCTACATTTGCTTTGAAGTTCAAGGATGTCTCCATAGTTGAAGAGTTTCGGGCAGCTGTTATGGCACATAAAGATAAAGTGCCTGCTGCTTCAAAGACACCAGAATCAGCATCAGTTGCTGCTTCAGAGATGCCAGAAGCTGCGGCAACCATGGATTCAAAGACACCAGAAACAGCTACTGCTTCCAACACACAAGAAGTGGCTACTGCTTTAAAAACGCCAGAAAATTCTCCGAAGGCTTCCAGTGACTAG